One genomic region from Quercus robur chromosome 4, dhQueRobu3.1, whole genome shotgun sequence encodes:
- the LOC126723383 gene encoding uncharacterized protein LOC126723383 isoform X1 translates to MAVRQRAMGTLPNLIRSLRKESLLNPKPTNPSVLPSLRRAFSLYDQVNLINDVPEDQLRFKGYSDTGFNVNGVDYEGSLLCVGNFLMSWAPTKFSDITPESLSIFQTLRPIPEILILGCGRNIEIVNPELRRFIRSTGMKLEALDSRNASTTYNILNEEGRIVAAALLPYGVSS, encoded by the exons atggCGGTGAGACAGAGAGCCATGGGAACTCTGCCGAACCTGATTCGAAGCCTCCGAAAGGAATCTCTTCTAAACCCAAAACCCACGAACCCATCTGTACTACCATCTCTTCGACGCGCTTTCTCGCTCTACGATCAGGTCAACCTGATCAACGACGTCCCCGAAGACCAGCTTCGCTTTAAAGGCTATTCTGATACTGGGTTCAACGTCAATGGCGTCGACTATGAGGGCAGCTTGCTCTGCGTTGGGAATTTCCTCATGTCTTGGGCCCCCACCAAATTTTCAGACATCACTCCTGAAAG CTTATCTATCTTCCAAACCTTGCGGCCTATTCCAG AGATTTTGATACTTGGCTGTGGGAGGAATATTGAAATAGTAAATCCTGAACTTCGGCGCTTCATTCGGTCTACTGGCATGAAGTTGGAAGCCCTTGACTCG AGAAACGCTTCAACAACTTACAACATATTGAATGAAGAAGGTAGGATTGTGGCTGCTGCACTTCTACCATATGGGGTTTCTTCCTAA
- the LOC126723383 gene encoding uncharacterized protein LOC126723383 isoform X3, whose product MAVRQRAMGTLPNLIRSLRKESLLNPKPTNPSVLPSLRRAFSLYDQVNLINDVPEDQLRFKGYSDTGFNVNGVDYEGSLLCVGNFLMSWAPTKFSDITPESLSIFQTLRPIPEILILGCGRNI is encoded by the exons atggCGGTGAGACAGAGAGCCATGGGAACTCTGCCGAACCTGATTCGAAGCCTCCGAAAGGAATCTCTTCTAAACCCAAAACCCACGAACCCATCTGTACTACCATCTCTTCGACGCGCTTTCTCGCTCTACGATCAGGTCAACCTGATCAACGACGTCCCCGAAGACCAGCTTCGCTTTAAAGGCTATTCTGATACTGGGTTCAACGTCAATGGCGTCGACTATGAGGGCAGCTTGCTCTGCGTTGGGAATTTCCTCATGTCTTGGGCCCCCACCAAATTTTCAGACATCACTCCTGAAAG CTTATCTATCTTCCAAACCTTGCGGCCTATTCCAG
- the LOC126723386 gene encoding protoheme IX farnesyltransferase, mitochondrial: MWRRGSSLSLTLHQSLCSSSSSKLPNSQLHSSFFSSSSSSSSAPNSLDLGFPKPDVAPPFSASVNISSLASTTRHYARCYWELSKARLSMLVVATSGTGFVLGSRSAVDFAGLCWTCAGTMMVAASASSLNQVFEIKNDAKMKRTRLRPLPSERITIPHAVTWASTVGLAGTALLASKANMLAAGLAASNLILYAFVYTPMKQIHPVNTWVGAVVGAIPPLLGWAAASGQVSLNGMILPAALYFWQIPHFMALAYMCRDDYAAGGFKMYSLADASGQRTALVALRNSLYLIPLGYLAYDWGVTSGWFCLESSVLTLAISAAAFSFYRDRTAQKARRMFHASLLYLPVFMTGLLVHRLPDNEQCIKEDNSAEILSFLETKDEESENLNENEVMRSRVRKQARPPVAYASVAPFPFLPAPYTVP; this comes from the exons ATGTGGAGGAGGGGGAGCTCACTGAGTTTGACTCTTCATCAGAGTttgtgttcttcttcttcatccaaaCTCCCCAACTCTCAGCTccactcttctttcttttcttcttcatcttcttcttcttcagcccCAAACTCCTTGGACCTGGGGTTTCCGAAACCCGATGTCGCACCGCCCTTCTCGGCCTCCGTCAATATCTCGTCTCTCGCCTCCACAACTCGCCACTACGCTCGCTGCTACTGGGAGCTCTCCAAGGCTCGCCTCAG CATGCTAGTTGTTGCTACTTCTGGGACGGGATTTGTCCTTGGGAGTAGAAGTGCCGTTGATTTTGCGGGACTTTGTTGGACTTGTGCCGGTACCATGATGGTTGCTGCATCTGCCAGCTCTTTAAATCAG GTATTTGAGATTAAGAATGATGCCAAAATGAAGAGAACAAGGCTAAGACCACTACCTTCAGAGCGCATTACTATACCCCACGCAGTCACCTGGGCATCTACTGTTGGTTTAGCTGGAACTGCTTTATTGGCAAGCAAG GCTAACATGTTGGCGGCTGGGCTGGCAGCTTCCAATCTGATTCTGTATGCCTTCGTCTACACTCCTATGAAGCAGATCCACCCAGTCAATACATGGGTTGGGGCTGTCGTTGGTGCCATTCCACCACTTCTTGG GTGGGCTGCAGCTTCTGGCCAGGTTTCTCTCAATGGAATGATTCTTCCAGCTGCTCTCTATTTTTGGCAGATTCCCCATTTTATGGCCCTTGCCTACATGTGCCGTGATGATTATGCTGCTGGCGG GTTTAAGATGTACTCTCTTGCTGATGCTTCTGGTCAGAGAACTGCCTTGGTGGCTTTAAGGAACTCCCTGTATCTGATTCCTTTGGGGTATTTAGCGTATGATT GGGGTGTGACTTCTGGATGGTTTTGTCTTGAATCATCAGTCCTTACTCTTGCAATAAGTGCTGCAGCATTTTCATTCTATAGAGATCGCACTGCACAAAAAGCTAGGAGGATGTTTCATGCTAGCCTTCTATATCTTCCTGTATTCATGACTGGGCTTCTAGTTCACCGTCTCCCTGATAATGAACAATGTATCAAAGAAGACAATTCAGCTGAGATTTTATCTTTCTTGGAAACTAAAGATGAAGAAAGTGAAAACCTTAATGAGAATGAGGTGATGCGATCCAGAGTCAGGAAACAAGCACGCCCACCTGTAGCGTATGCCTCTGTTGCACCATTTCCATTTCTGCCTGCACCATACACGGTTCCTTGA